One Cellulomonas sp. NS3 genomic region harbors:
- a CDS encoding DUF2510 domain-containing protein has protein sequence MSHDAPDPTVPQPAAPHGAAAPGWYPDRATPGVERWWDGTAWGAQTRPLEGLARPLAPVVLKNTRATAGLVVGVLSLLLNPFLVTSIAAIVLSAQALVRAGQLTTAGYAPVGRTAAVVGLVLAVIGAGGTVALKGLLF, from the coding sequence ATGAGCCACGACGCACCCGACCCGACGGTTCCGCAACCCGCCGCCCCGCACGGCGCCGCCGCACCGGGCTGGTACCCCGACCGCGCGACCCCGGGGGTCGAGCGCTGGTGGGACGGGACGGCGTGGGGCGCGCAGACCCGGCCGCTCGAGGGGCTCGCACGCCCGCTCGCGCCGGTCGTCCTGAAGAACACGAGAGCGACCGCCGGCCTCGTGGTCGGGGTGCTGTCGCTGCTCCTCAACCCGTTCCTGGTCACGTCGATCGCCGCGATCGTGCTGAGCGCGCAGGCTCTGGTGCGGGCCGGTCAGCTCACGACCGCGGGGTATGCGCCCGTGGGCCGGACCGCGGCGGTCGTCGGCCTCGTGCTCGCGGTGATCGGGGCCGGCGGGACCGTGGCGCTGAAGGGTCTGCTGTTCTGA
- a CDS encoding glycosyltransferase family 4 protein yields the protein MTLGEPALLRINHVSESVSTVQGHGVHTAFCDLAAAHAALGFDVGINEDWRDGVLHVHTLGPASLRRLRRHRGLRVVSAHVTPGSLEGSLVGVRLYGSAFTAYLRTFYNQAHLILAVSAAAAAELQEIGVRTAIEVVPNAVVAEPFQGSPAHRASARAALGLGADEFVVLGVGQLQPRKGVQEFADCARALPDARFAWVGGTLFGAASAGRGEMSRVVADAPSNLRFTGQLSRTEVARYCRAADVFLFPSRHETFGMAPVEAGFAGLPLVLSDLPVFAEVFGARPDAYLQAGDVAGYVAHLRALRDDPDLRADAGARAAAAVARYEGSRVAEQIADLYRIWSGLGVLGTGTAPTAQVR from the coding sequence GTGACCCTGGGCGAACCCGCGCTGCTGCGCATCAACCACGTGTCCGAGAGCGTCTCCACGGTGCAGGGCCACGGTGTGCACACCGCGTTCTGCGACCTCGCGGCGGCGCACGCGGCGCTCGGCTTCGACGTCGGCATCAACGAGGACTGGCGCGACGGCGTCCTGCACGTGCACACGCTCGGGCCGGCGAGCCTGCGCCGGCTCCGGCGTCACCGCGGGCTGCGCGTCGTGTCCGCGCACGTGACCCCTGGCTCGCTCGAGGGCAGCCTCGTCGGCGTCCGGCTGTACGGGTCGGCGTTCACCGCGTACCTCCGGACGTTCTACAACCAGGCGCACCTGATCCTCGCGGTGAGCGCGGCGGCGGCCGCCGAGCTGCAGGAGATCGGGGTGCGCACCGCGATCGAGGTCGTCCCGAACGCGGTCGTCGCCGAGCCGTTCCAGGGCTCGCCGGCACACCGCGCGAGCGCCCGCGCGGCTCTCGGGCTCGGCGCGGACGAGTTCGTGGTGCTGGGCGTCGGCCAGCTGCAGCCGCGCAAGGGCGTGCAGGAGTTCGCCGACTGCGCCCGTGCGCTGCCCGACGCACGGTTCGCCTGGGTCGGCGGGACGCTGTTCGGCGCCGCGTCGGCCGGTCGCGGCGAGATGAGCCGCGTCGTCGCCGACGCGCCGTCCAACCTGCGGTTCACGGGTCAGCTCTCGCGCACCGAGGTCGCCCGGTACTGCCGCGCGGCCGACGTGTTCCTGTTCCCGTCGCGGCACGAGACGTTCGGGATGGCGCCCGTCGAGGCGGGGTTCGCGGGGCTCCCGCTCGTGCTGAGCGACCTGCCGGTGTTCGCAGAGGTCTTCGGCGCCCGGCCCGACGCGTACCTGCAGGCGGGGGACGTCGCCGGGTACGTCGCGCACCTGCGCGCGCTGCGCGACGACCCGGACCTGCGTGCGGACGCGGGCGCCCGGGCGGCGGCCGCGGTCGCGCGCTACGAGGGGAGCCGCGTCGCGGAGCAGATCGCGGACCTGTACCGGATCTGGTCCGGGCTGGGCGTGCTCGGCACCGGGACGGCGCCGACCGCGCAGGTCCGCTAG
- a CDS encoding prolyl oligopeptidase family serine peptidase → MTVRAHLVPAVAAAALLAAVVVPSPATAAQAPQAGRGVASVVGVDVVAEVGPLGAAVTAVALELDRAVSAPYTDLDEAAFAVQATLDDVTAPRTVTDVYLSDTAQPGEPRARGRVVVVELAADDPNAAVLWYDGTLNHRYALEGAYLVDVLDDVVDRRGRVLVRGTGDALANDDVVIPVVDDFAVRASTGSSGVLLRYGLYSPARDRSPGSHHGHRRGEGPDATLYPLVVALHGSGERGTDGTTQLLANELGVAFAKPSRQASDPSFVLVPQAPPPSVQPLEPGQSVWEVPGVQSALLELVDRAIATYPVDPDRVYLTGLSMGSMGTFDILPKRPELFAAALPVTGYADLVSAPVLKDIPIWATHSVDDATVLFDRPDSDWNLMAAIEATGTPVTRDEWAANLPDEENEANARAQWERAEAEGSHTLFTAWTAGTTPVNPHFAWVPTYSNDVMIDWLYSHVRGE, encoded by the coding sequence ATGACCGTGCGCGCACACCTCGTCCCGGCGGTCGCAGCGGCCGCGCTCCTCGCAGCGGTGGTCGTGCCGTCGCCCGCCACCGCGGCGCAGGCTCCGCAGGCCGGTCGCGGTGTGGCGTCGGTGGTCGGCGTCGACGTGGTCGCGGAGGTCGGTCCGCTCGGGGCAGCCGTCACCGCGGTCGCGCTCGAGCTCGACCGCGCGGTGAGCGCGCCGTACACCGACCTCGACGAGGCCGCGTTCGCGGTGCAGGCCACGCTCGACGACGTCACCGCGCCGCGCACCGTGACCGACGTGTACCTGAGCGACACCGCGCAGCCCGGGGAGCCGCGCGCCCGCGGCCGTGTCGTGGTCGTCGAGCTGGCCGCCGACGACCCGAACGCCGCGGTGCTCTGGTACGACGGCACGCTCAACCACCGGTACGCGCTCGAGGGCGCCTACCTCGTCGACGTCCTCGACGACGTCGTGGACCGCCGTGGCCGGGTGCTCGTGCGCGGGACGGGCGACGCGCTCGCGAACGACGACGTCGTGATCCCGGTGGTGGACGACTTCGCGGTGCGCGCGTCGACCGGGTCGTCGGGCGTGCTGCTGCGCTACGGGCTCTACTCCCCGGCACGCGACCGCTCCCCGGGCTCGCACCACGGGCACCGCCGCGGCGAGGGCCCCGACGCGACGCTGTACCCGCTCGTCGTCGCGCTGCACGGCTCGGGCGAGCGCGGCACCGACGGGACGACGCAGCTCCTCGCGAACGAGCTCGGCGTCGCGTTCGCGAAGCCGTCGCGCCAGGCGTCCGACCCCAGCTTCGTGCTCGTGCCGCAGGCGCCGCCGCCGTCGGTGCAGCCGCTCGAGCCGGGCCAGTCGGTGTGGGAGGTCCCGGGTGTGCAGTCGGCCCTCCTCGAGCTCGTGGACCGCGCCATCGCGACCTACCCCGTCGACCCCGACCGCGTGTACCTGACGGGCCTCTCCATGGGCTCGATGGGGACGTTCGACATCCTGCCCAAGCGGCCCGAGCTGTTCGCGGCGGCGCTGCCGGTGACCGGCTACGCGGACCTGGTGTCGGCGCCGGTCCTCAAGGACATCCCGATCTGGGCGACGCACTCGGTCGACGACGCGACCGTGCTGTTCGACCGCCCCGACTCCGACTGGAACCTCATGGCCGCGATCGAGGCGACCGGCACGCCGGTGACGCGCGACGAGTGGGCCGCGAACCTGCCCGACGAGGAGAACGAGGCGAACGCCCGCGCGCAGTGGGAGCGAGCGGAGGCCGAGGGCAGCCACACCCTGTTCACCGCGTGGACCGCCGGGACGACTCCGGTCAACCCGCACTTCGCGTGGGTGCCGACCTACTCGAACGACGTGATGATCGACTGGCTGTACAGCCACGTGCGCGGGGAGTGA
- a CDS encoding putative bifunctional diguanylate cyclase/phosphodiesterase, whose amino-acid sequence MSGPGSSGRTLGSRLFATYAAASLVPIVGISALLIGGARSDALNTGLLQAKAQAAVIQQMAIGPALRDAHLDGTVRDEALTEDAVRRLGESTQLAVFNASVVHLRVRDESGRVLFTDDGSDESPQAADSPDFRAAVAGTPVASLVEDGVDGTVVRVTQPIIVSTAGRASGVLEVELPYEPIQQNLDASLRSTYGRLAGGLLVLYVVLASISWSTTRRLRQHAAEREHEATHDQLTGLPNRALLRERVRRMTDRGAEPHGALALVDLDRFKDVNDTLGHHAGDVLLEVVARRLQGALRPDDTVARIGGDEFALVLPGVTTADEAQALLARVVDELGADIDLDGTPIRIDASIGVALSPQHGASFAELLRHADAAMYRGKRGTSSVVIYEPGAAEAPTGHGLLMRELATALDRDELVLHYQPQVDLVTGRAVGLEALVRWQHPTRGLLAPLEFLPTLEQSHLVDPFTAWVLRRALADRARWAELGRDVSVAVNVSPRNLTTAGLVETVAELLERTGTPADRLTVEVTESAFGTETEQAGTVLRALDDLGVRVSLDDFGTGYTSLRQLRSLPFAEVKIDRAFVAGVASPDPDADRAVVASVVGLAHGLGCVVVAEGVEDAAAGAWLRAAGCDVAQGYHYARPGPWPDVLGLHADADATAAPRPAGTPSTGSTPSPDSTPSTDSTENQVVAP is encoded by the coding sequence ATGAGCGGGCCTGGGTCGTCGGGGCGGACGCTCGGCTCCCGTCTGTTCGCCACGTACGCCGCTGCGAGCCTGGTGCCGATCGTCGGCATCAGCGCGCTCCTGATCGGTGGTGCGCGCTCCGACGCGCTCAACACCGGGCTGCTCCAGGCCAAGGCGCAGGCGGCCGTCATCCAGCAGATGGCCATCGGCCCGGCCCTGCGCGACGCGCACCTCGACGGCACCGTGCGGGACGAGGCGCTCACCGAGGACGCCGTCCGCCGCCTCGGCGAGTCGACGCAGCTCGCGGTCTTCAACGCCTCGGTCGTGCACCTGCGCGTGCGCGACGAGTCGGGCCGCGTCCTGTTCACCGACGACGGCTCGGACGAGAGCCCGCAGGCGGCGGACTCGCCCGACTTCCGGGCGGCCGTCGCGGGCACCCCGGTCGCGAGCCTCGTCGAGGACGGCGTCGACGGCACCGTCGTGCGGGTCACGCAGCCGATCATCGTGAGCACCGCGGGGCGCGCGAGCGGGGTGCTCGAGGTCGAGCTGCCCTACGAGCCGATCCAGCAGAACCTCGACGCGAGCCTGCGCAGCACCTACGGCCGGCTCGCCGGCGGCCTCCTCGTGCTCTACGTCGTGCTGGCGTCGATCTCCTGGTCGACCACGCGGCGCCTGCGCCAGCACGCCGCCGAGCGCGAGCACGAGGCGACGCACGACCAGCTCACCGGCCTGCCCAACCGTGCGCTCCTGCGCGAGCGCGTCCGGCGGATGACGGACCGCGGGGCCGAGCCGCACGGCGCGCTCGCGCTCGTCGACCTCGACCGGTTCAAGGACGTCAACGACACGCTCGGCCACCACGCCGGCGACGTGCTGCTCGAGGTGGTCGCGCGGCGGCTGCAGGGCGCGCTGCGTCCCGACGACACCGTCGCGCGGATCGGCGGGGACGAGTTCGCGCTCGTCCTGCCGGGCGTGACGACCGCCGACGAGGCGCAGGCGCTGCTCGCGCGCGTCGTCGACGAGCTCGGCGCCGACATCGACCTCGACGGCACCCCCATCCGCATCGACGCCAGCATCGGCGTCGCGCTCAGCCCGCAGCACGGCGCGTCGTTCGCCGAGCTGCTGCGGCACGCGGACGCCGCGATGTACCGCGGCAAGCGCGGCACGTCGAGCGTCGTGATCTACGAGCCCGGGGCCGCCGAGGCGCCGACGGGCCACGGGCTGCTCATGCGCGAGCTCGCCACGGCCCTCGACCGCGACGAGCTGGTGCTGCACTACCAGCCGCAGGTCGACCTCGTGACCGGGCGGGCGGTGGGGCTCGAGGCGCTCGTGCGCTGGCAGCACCCGACGCGCGGGCTGCTGGCGCCGCTCGAGTTCCTGCCGACGCTCGAGCAGTCGCACCTCGTCGACCCGTTCACCGCGTGGGTGCTGCGCCGCGCGCTCGCCGACCGTGCGCGCTGGGCCGAGCTCGGCCGGGACGTGTCCGTCGCGGTCAACGTCTCGCCCCGCAACCTCACCACGGCCGGGCTAGTCGAGACGGTCGCCGAGCTCCTCGAGCGCACGGGCACCCCGGCGGACCGGCTCACGGTCGAGGTGACCGAGAGCGCCTTCGGGACCGAGACCGAGCAGGCCGGCACCGTCCTGCGCGCGCTCGACGACCTCGGGGTGCGGGTCTCCCTCGACGACTTCGGCACCGGGTACACGAGCCTGCGCCAGCTGCGGAGCCTGCCGTTCGCCGAGGTCAAGATCGACCGGGCGTTCGTCGCGGGGGTGGCGTCGCCGGACCCCGACGCCGACCGTGCCGTCGTCGCGTCGGTCGTCGGGCTCGCGCACGGGCTCGGCTGCGTCGTCGTGGCCGAGGGCGTCGAGGACGCCGCCGCGGGCGCGTGGCTCCGCGCCGCCGGCTGCGACGTCGCGCAGGGGTACCACTACGCGCGCCCCGGACCGTGGCCGGACGTGCTCGGTCTCCACGCCGACGCGGACGCCACGGCCGCACCCCGCCCTGCCGGCACGCCGAGCACCGGCAGCACGCCCAGCCCGGACAGCACACCGAGCACCGACAGCACCGAGAACCAGGTGGTAGCGCCATGA
- a CDS encoding ABC transporter substrate-binding protein, with amino-acid sequence MSTHVLRRAAAVAAAALVALALAGCTPEAAPEPETRQAAFSQELHDRLPAEVRDDSTLTVLTSAGYAPVMFYAADGRTLEGSEADLAAALGRVLGVDVEFLPAEFPTILDRLAAGEADLGMSGITDTVERQAKVDFVDYFRAGTAILVQHGNAHGITGLEDLCGRPVSVGAGTTQELLAGRLQETCGDEPLAVTQSLTAADAMLELRAGTVQATLVDYPPAAHLASDPRSRSAFELVSDEQHEPAPFGIAVSRTNAGLAPVLQDAMSEVLASGEYEDVLARWNLQGGAVTEITLNAGT; translated from the coding sequence ATGAGCACCCACGTCCTCCGCCGGGCCGCCGCCGTGGCCGCAGCGGCCCTCGTCGCGCTCGCCCTCGCCGGGTGCACGCCCGAGGCGGCGCCCGAGCCCGAGACGCGGCAGGCCGCGTTCTCCCAGGAGCTCCACGACCGGCTCCCGGCCGAGGTCCGTGACGACAGCACCCTCACGGTCCTGACGTCGGCCGGGTACGCGCCGGTCATGTTCTACGCCGCGGACGGGCGCACGCTCGAGGGCTCGGAGGCGGACCTCGCGGCGGCGCTCGGGCGTGTGCTCGGCGTGGACGTCGAGTTCCTCCCGGCCGAGTTCCCGACGATCCTCGACCGGCTCGCCGCCGGCGAGGCCGACCTCGGCATGTCGGGGATCACCGACACCGTCGAGCGGCAGGCCAAGGTCGACTTCGTCGACTACTTCCGCGCCGGGACGGCGATCCTCGTCCAGCACGGCAACGCGCACGGGATCACGGGGCTCGAGGACCTGTGCGGGCGGCCGGTGTCGGTCGGCGCGGGGACCACGCAGGAGCTGCTCGCCGGCCGGCTCCAGGAGACGTGCGGCGACGAGCCGCTCGCCGTCACGCAGTCGCTCACGGCGGCCGACGCGATGCTCGAGCTGCGCGCGGGCACGGTGCAGGCGACGCTCGTCGACTACCCGCCCGCGGCGCACCTCGCGAGCGACCCGCGCAGCCGCAGCGCGTTCGAGCTCGTGAGCGACGAGCAGCACGAGCCCGCGCCGTTCGGCATCGCGGTGTCGCGCACGAACGCGGGCCTGGCGCCGGTGCTGCAGGACGCCATGAGCGAGGTGCTCGCGTCGGGCGAGTACGAGGACGTGCTGGCCCGGTGGAACCTCCAGGGCGGCGCGGTCACCGAGATCACGCTCAACGCGGGGACGTAG
- the rlmC gene encoding 23S rRNA (uracil(747)-C(5))-methyltransferase RlmC, with protein sequence MHCSYFVAERCRSCTLLDQSYPAQLAAKQAHAQAVLGPRPELVWLPPVPSIEAGFRNKAKMVAGGTVDAPTLGILDPEGAGVDLRDCPLYPPALHASLPVLADFVALARLTPYDVARRTGELKYVLVTQSPDDELMVRFVLRSQESVTRMRKHLPSLLAALPHAVVVSVNLHPEHKATVEGDREILLTGDETLRMRVNGFDLHLRPQSFFQTNTEVAAALYRQARDWVDERAPATVWDLYCGVGGFALHVAAPGRTVTGIETSVEAVASAEVSARQAGLDGTRFLAGDATAFALGSGGADGADGAPDVVIVNPPRRGLGPELARWLERSPVRSVVYSSCHSGSLARDLAEMPSLVPVRGRVLDMFPQTMHYEVVTLLERR encoded by the coding sequence GTGCACTGCTCGTACTTCGTGGCGGAGCGATGCCGGTCGTGCACGCTCCTCGACCAGTCGTACCCCGCGCAGCTCGCCGCCAAGCAGGCGCACGCGCAGGCCGTGCTCGGACCGCGCCCGGAGCTCGTCTGGCTCCCGCCGGTCCCGAGCATCGAGGCCGGGTTCCGCAACAAGGCCAAGATGGTCGCGGGTGGCACCGTCGACGCCCCGACGCTCGGGATCCTCGATCCCGAGGGAGCCGGCGTCGACCTGCGCGACTGCCCGCTCTACCCGCCGGCGCTGCACGCGAGCCTGCCGGTGCTCGCGGACTTCGTGGCGCTGGCCCGGCTCACGCCCTACGACGTCGCGCGCCGGACCGGCGAGCTCAAGTACGTGCTCGTGACGCAGTCGCCCGACGACGAGCTGATGGTCCGGTTCGTGCTGCGCTCGCAGGAGTCGGTGACGCGCATGCGCAAGCACCTGCCGAGCCTGCTCGCCGCGCTGCCCCACGCGGTGGTCGTCTCGGTGAACCTGCACCCCGAGCACAAGGCGACGGTCGAGGGCGACCGCGAGATCCTGCTGACCGGCGACGAGACGCTGCGCATGCGCGTCAACGGGTTCGACCTGCACCTGCGCCCGCAGAGCTTCTTCCAGACGAACACCGAGGTCGCCGCGGCGCTGTACCGGCAGGCGCGCGACTGGGTCGACGAGCGCGCGCCCGCGACGGTCTGGGACCTGTACTGCGGCGTCGGCGGCTTCGCTCTGCACGTGGCGGCGCCGGGCCGCACGGTGACCGGGATCGAGACGAGCGTCGAGGCGGTCGCGAGCGCCGAGGTCAGCGCGCGCCAGGCCGGCCTCGACGGCACGCGGTTCCTCGCGGGGGACGCGACGGCGTTCGCGCTCGGGTCGGGCGGGGCCGACGGCGCCGACGGCGCTCCGGACGTCGTGATCGTGAACCCGCCGCGGCGGGGCCTCGGGCCGGAGCTCGCCCGCTGGCTCGAGCGCTCGCCCGTGCGCAGCGTCGTGTACTCGAGCTGCCACTCGGGGTCGCTCGCGCGCGACCTCGCCGAGATGCCGTCGCTCGTCCCCGTCCGCGGGCGGGTGCTCGACATGTTCCCGCAGACGATGCACTACGAGGTCGTCACGCTGCTCGAACGCCGGTAG
- a CDS encoding DUF1905 domain-containing protein, with amino-acid sequence MTYEFDAELWLWQSRSDSWTFVSLPTDVADEVLDVAGGRARGFGSLRVEVTVGATTWRTSIFPDSGRKTYVLPVKKAVRTAEGLNAGSTARVHLVVLDA; translated from the coding sequence ATGACCTACGAGTTCGACGCGGAGCTGTGGCTGTGGCAGTCGCGCAGCGACAGCTGGACGTTCGTGAGCCTGCCCACGGACGTCGCGGACGAGGTGCTCGACGTCGCCGGCGGTCGCGCGCGCGGCTTCGGGTCGCTCCGCGTCGAGGTCACCGTCGGCGCGACGACGTGGCGGACGTCGATCTTCCCGGACTCGGGCCGCAAGACGTACGTCCTGCCGGTCAAGAAGGCGGTCCGCACGGCGGAGGGGCTCAACGCGGGGTCGACCGCACGCGTGCACCTCGTGGTCCTCGACGCCTGA
- a CDS encoding DUF998 domain-containing protein, which yields MPTPRPTDRPPVPRWALVSALAAPVGMIGGWTLAAAVQDDFDPVRETISALAAADVTAPWIMTAGLALTGVAHVVTAAGLRPLPRLARTLHAVGGLATLAVAALPVDAFSHPHGVAAGIGFGALALWPAAAWRPGAVGVRRRAVALGAAGVLTGLLVVFVAELQGVTPDGGAATGLTERLVAGAQALWPFVVVVALRREVVRDVRDGTDEDRRAVPGRPVLRRRGPRGARVRSTPR from the coding sequence ATGCCCACCCCGCGACCCACCGACCGGCCGCCCGTCCCCCGCTGGGCGCTCGTCTCCGCGCTCGCCGCCCCGGTCGGGATGATCGGCGGGTGGACGCTCGCCGCTGCCGTGCAGGACGACTTCGACCCGGTGCGGGAGACGATCAGCGCGCTCGCCGCCGCGGACGTCACCGCGCCCTGGATCATGACCGCCGGGCTCGCGCTCACCGGCGTCGCGCACGTCGTCACCGCCGCCGGCCTGCGGCCGCTCCCCCGGCTCGCCCGCACCCTGCACGCCGTCGGCGGGCTGGCGACCCTCGCGGTCGCGGCGCTCCCCGTCGACGCGTTCTCCCACCCGCACGGCGTCGCGGCGGGGATCGGCTTCGGCGCGCTCGCGCTCTGGCCGGCGGCCGCGTGGCGCCCGGGTGCGGTCGGTGTGCGCCGGCGCGCGGTCGCGCTCGGTGCCGCCGGGGTCCTCACGGGGCTGCTCGTGGTCTTCGTCGCCGAGCTGCAGGGCGTGACGCCCGACGGCGGAGCCGCGACCGGGCTCACCGAGCGGCTCGTCGCCGGGGCGCAGGCGCTGTGGCCGTTCGTCGTCGTGGTCGCCCTGCGGCGGGAGGTCGTGCGGGACGTGCGGGACGGGACGGACGAGGACCGCCGGGCGGTGCCGGGACGTCCCGTGCTCAGGCGTCGAGGACCACGAGGTGCACGCGTGCGGTCGACCCCGCGTTGA
- a CDS encoding STM3941 family protein → MTTPAGPTVEIGTSPGRTLGLTLLSALMTAASAALALVGEGVVVVVVGWVGALFFGACGAVWVRRALVQRGAVVTVSPEGFRDVRIARETVPWADVLEISTWTHSGQHVLVLRVADDVWDRLTLTTIARSSRRANRALGADGLAVTAQGLRTTYPELFRLTVEAASAAWQSGGGTGVAGR, encoded by the coding sequence GTGACCACGCCCGCCGGCCCGACCGTCGAGATCGGCACGTCCCCGGGCCGGACCCTGGGTCTCACCCTGCTCAGCGCGCTCATGACCGCCGCCTCGGCGGCGCTCGCGCTGGTCGGCGAGGGCGTCGTCGTGGTGGTCGTCGGCTGGGTCGGCGCGCTGTTCTTCGGCGCCTGCGGGGCCGTGTGGGTCCGGCGCGCGCTCGTGCAGCGCGGCGCGGTCGTGACCGTCTCGCCGGAGGGCTTCCGTGACGTGCGGATCGCCCGCGAGACCGTGCCGTGGGCCGACGTGCTCGAGATCTCGACGTGGACGCACTCGGGCCAGCACGTCCTGGTCCTGCGGGTCGCCGACGACGTGTGGGACCGGCTCACGCTCACGACGATCGCGCGCTCGTCCCGCCGGGCGAACCGTGCGCTCGGCGCGGACGGGCTCGCAGTGACCGCGCAGGGCCTGCGCACGACCTACCCCGAGCTCTTCCGCCTGACCGTCGAGGCGGCGTCGGCCGCGTGGCAGTCCGGGGGCGGGACGGGCGTGGCCGGGCGCTGA